From Methanocella paludicola SANAE, a single genomic window includes:
- a CDS encoding nitrophenyl compound nitroreductase subunit ArsF family protein, with the protein MITLKKLSLLALVPVLALLLLASVLPAISSDTVSGTSAASGAPDKIALLYFHRSERCISCNNAEQYARDTLNAYFPDEVKSGVLSIRSIDYQKDTEMAKKYNANMQGLKLVEYRGGQETVKDLPEIWAYVRDKNAYMNYLRDVLNKELGR; encoded by the coding sequence ATGATTACACTTAAAAAACTATCATTACTTGCATTAGTACCCGTACTGGCCCTGCTGCTCCTCGCGTCCGTTCTGCCGGCGATCAGCAGCGACACGGTATCCGGGACATCGGCCGCATCAGGTGCGCCGGATAAGATAGCGCTTTTATATTTCCACAGGAGCGAGCGATGCATATCCTGCAATAACGCCGAGCAGTATGCCCGCGACACGCTGAACGCGTACTTCCCGGACGAAGTGAAGTCCGGAGTGCTATCCATCCGGAGCATCGACTATCAGAAAGACACCGAGATGGCAAAAAAGTATAACGCCAATATGCAGGGCCTGAAGCTCGTGGAGTATCGCGGCGGGCAGGAGACTGTAAAGGACTTACCCGAGATCTGGGCGTACGTGAGGGACAAGAACGCCTACATGAACTACCTCCGGGACGTCCTCAACAAGGAACTGGGCAGGTGA
- a CDS encoding MTH895/ArsE family thioredoxin-like protein, which produces MKVQIYGTGCAKCNMLEKAAKQAIKEMGVNAEVVKVNDINQIVEAGILATPGFAVEGEVKSMGRVPSNDEIKKWIKAKM; this is translated from the coding sequence ATGAAGGTCCAGATATACGGAACTGGATGTGCCAAGTGCAACATGCTGGAGAAGGCCGCAAAGCAGGCCATCAAAGAGATGGGCGTCAACGCCGAAGTCGTAAAAGTCAATGACATCAACCAGATCGTCGAGGCGGGCATCCTCGCCACTCCCGGATTCGCCGTTGAAGGCGAGGTCAAGTCCATGGGGCGCGTGCCCTCCAACGACGAGATCAAGAAGTGGATAAAGGCAAAAATGTGA
- a CDS encoding aromatic aminobenezylarsenical efflux permease ArsG family transporter → MDLSILASFKEIPLLYAFAIGLVTAIGPCPLSANIAAIAYVSSKFTDARGTVSAGILYTAGRALTYTILGLLALMFSSAILDSAPLLQDYDKVILGPLLLVVGLVMLEIVKPNISVGDGLKAKYGLKLSSMGALGAFGLGAIFALAFCPYTAVMFFGLLIPLTLSSNVLGISYPLLFGIGTGLPVLVFALFLGISSSFAKSYVSKVVKVEPYVRKALGIGFILYGGYLLVAYAATIF, encoded by the coding sequence ATGGACTTATCCATCCTCGCCTCTTTTAAGGAGATCCCGCTACTTTATGCGTTCGCCATAGGGCTGGTCACGGCCATCGGCCCGTGCCCGCTATCGGCGAACATCGCGGCCATAGCCTACGTATCTTCGAAGTTCACCGACGCCCGGGGTACCGTGTCAGCCGGCATCCTGTATACGGCTGGAAGGGCTCTCACCTATACTATCCTGGGATTGCTGGCGCTCATGTTCAGCTCGGCCATCCTGGATAGCGCCCCGCTGCTGCAGGACTACGATAAGGTCATCCTGGGGCCTCTGCTGCTTGTCGTCGGGCTTGTCATGCTCGAGATCGTAAAGCCGAACATCTCCGTGGGCGACGGCCTCAAGGCCAAATACGGCCTGAAGCTTTCCAGCATGGGCGCACTCGGCGCTTTCGGCCTTGGCGCCATATTCGCGCTCGCGTTCTGCCCCTATACGGCCGTAATGTTCTTCGGGCTGCTCATACCGCTGACCTTGAGCTCTAACGTGCTGGGCATCAGCTACCCATTATTGTTCGGCATAGGCACCGGGCTCCCTGTCCTCGTTTTCGCGCTCTTCCTGGGCATCAGCTCGTCGTTCGCAAAAAGCTACGTCTCAAAGGTCGTCAAGGTCGAGCCCTACGTGAGAAAAGCGCTGGGTATCGGGTTCATCCTTTATGGCGGATACTTGCTGGTCGCTTATGCTGCAACAATATTCTAA
- a CDS encoding permease: MIESLTDLGITLVNVGIDAVFEYISLHVLFCLIPAFFLAGAIAALFSKESVLKFLGPDANKVMSYGVAAVSGVLLAVCSCTVLPLFTGIYKRGAGIGPATAFLFSAPAINVLAIVYSAQKLGLDIGAARAFCAVALSIVIGAIMAFLYQKSMNEERKNQKAAPFIVTSQDGGETGYKYRTPITFLLLVVILVFGGWALDWLVKGPVLALLVLLAAYTSYRWYNKDELTQWMNETWFLTKKIFPLLIGGVFFGSIIIYLIPVSYVQAFLGGNSLLSVSVASVFAAFMYFSTLTEVPIVGLLMAQGMGKGPALAMLLSGPALSLPSMLVILNILGKKKGLTYIGLVILMAVICGLVFGAIV; encoded by the coding sequence ATGATCGAGAGCCTGACGGATCTAGGTATTACACTCGTGAACGTGGGGATCGATGCGGTCTTCGAGTACATCTCATTACATGTGCTCTTCTGCCTGATCCCCGCGTTCTTCCTCGCGGGCGCCATCGCCGCCCTATTCTCAAAGGAATCAGTCCTGAAGTTCCTCGGCCCCGACGCCAACAAGGTCATGTCCTACGGCGTCGCGGCGGTGAGCGGCGTACTTCTGGCCGTTTGCAGCTGCACGGTGCTGCCGCTGTTCACGGGCATATACAAGCGGGGCGCGGGCATAGGACCCGCCACGGCGTTCCTCTTCTCGGCGCCGGCCATCAATGTGCTGGCCATCGTCTATTCGGCCCAGAAGCTGGGACTCGACATCGGCGCTGCCCGTGCATTCTGCGCGGTCGCCCTTTCCATCGTCATCGGAGCTATCATGGCTTTCCTGTACCAGAAGTCCATGAACGAGGAAAGGAAGAACCAGAAGGCCGCGCCGTTCATCGTTACCTCCCAGGACGGGGGCGAAACGGGATACAAATACCGCACGCCGATCACGTTCCTGCTCCTCGTTGTCATCCTGGTGTTCGGGGGCTGGGCGCTGGACTGGCTGGTCAAGGGGCCGGTGCTGGCCCTGCTGGTGCTGCTGGCCGCGTATACCTCATACAGATGGTATAACAAGGACGAGCTGACGCAGTGGATGAACGAGACCTGGTTCCTCACGAAAAAGATCTTTCCGCTGCTCATTGGAGGCGTGTTCTTCGGGTCGATCATCATTTACTTGATCCCTGTGAGCTATGTCCAGGCCTTCCTGGGGGGCAATAGCCTTTTATCGGTCAGCGTGGCGTCCGTATTTGCCGCATTCATGTACTTCTCCACCCTGACGGAAGTCCCCATCGTAGGATTACTCATGGCTCAGGGAATGGGCAAGGGCCCGGCGCTTGCCATGCTCCTGTCCGGCCCGGCGCTCAGCCTGCCGAGCATGCTGGTCATACTCAACATCTTGGGAAAGAAAAAGGGGCTCACGTACATAGGCCTGGTCATCCTGATGGCCGTCATCTGCGGCCTGGTATTCGGAGCAATAGTTTAA
- a CDS encoding NAD(P)/FAD-dependent oxidoreductase, whose product MSDKIYDIAIIGAGPAGLTSALYCGRANLSTIVFGNVYESQIAKAGDIRNYPGIDSIQGVDLIEKFEIQAEHYNITHVPSNVTRAILGELFTLYSELDEFKCRSIIVATGSKHRELNIPGEKELAYKGVSYCSICDGNLYKGKVVALVGSGDQAAKAALYLAGLCKEVLVLTDKSDMDSPQYMEQVKSNTAIRVMGNARVVAIEGHEAVERIGFRINEGPEEVAGVEAVFIEGGIPNTLLALELGLELDDKGNISVSRPDQSTNVSGVFAAGDVTSGIHQVSKAVGDGASAAMSAILYVKKQKKGDSKLT is encoded by the coding sequence ATGAGTGATAAAATATACGACATAGCGATCATAGGTGCCGGCCCTGCGGGCCTGACGAGCGCCCTGTACTGTGGCAGGGCGAACCTCTCGACGATCGTATTCGGGAATGTTTATGAATCGCAGATCGCTAAAGCAGGCGATATAAGGAACTATCCCGGCATCGACTCCATACAGGGCGTAGACCTCATTGAAAAGTTCGAGATCCAGGCCGAACACTACAATATCACTCATGTACCCTCAAACGTGACCCGGGCTATACTCGGCGAGCTTTTTACGCTGTATTCTGAACTCGACGAATTTAAGTGCAGGAGCATAATAGTCGCTACAGGCTCGAAGCACCGGGAGCTCAACATACCGGGCGAGAAAGAGCTCGCATATAAGGGCGTATCATATTGCTCGATTTGTGACGGTAACCTGTACAAGGGTAAGGTCGTGGCGCTGGTGGGCAGCGGCGATCAGGCCGCGAAGGCGGCATTATACCTGGCGGGGCTCTGCAAGGAAGTCCTCGTCCTCACGGATAAGTCGGATATGGACAGCCCCCAGTACATGGAGCAGGTAAAGTCTAATACGGCCATCCGGGTAATGGGCAACGCTCGGGTGGTCGCCATCGAAGGCCACGAGGCCGTGGAACGCATAGGGTTCAGAATAAACGAAGGCCCCGAAGAAGTGGCGGGCGTGGAGGCCGTATTCATCGAGGGGGGCATACCGAACACGCTGCTTGCGCTCGAGCTGGGCCTGGAGCTGGACGATAAAGGCAACATAAGCGTCAGCCGGCCCGACCAGTCGACGAACGTGTCGGGCGTGTTCGCCGCGGGCGACGTTACGAGCGGCATACACCAGGTATCCAAGGCCGTGGGCGATGGCGCCAGCGCCGCTATGAGCGCCATATTGTACGTGAAAAAGCAAAAGAAAGGCGATAGTAAATTAACCTGA
- a CDS encoding putative zinc-binding protein: MGTNSSDGTIALLTCSSPSNAGRIAIRAAVTLLQFNPGRMEWAQLKQPIEDIEEVARSADKILIIDGCPTCCVEKKLGEMGMKADGHVIVTDLLGITKSMADIKGEEVRKVIEAIDRL, encoded by the coding sequence ATGGGAACTAATTCGAGTGATGGCACTATCGCTCTGTTGACGTGCTCCAGCCCTTCCAATGCCGGCCGGATCGCCATCCGGGCCGCTGTTACGCTGTTACAATTTAACCCGGGCCGCATGGAATGGGCCCAGTTGAAGCAGCCCATTGAGGACATAGAGGAGGTGGCAAGGTCGGCCGATAAGATCCTTATCATCGATGGCTGCCCTACGTGCTGTGTCGAGAAAAAGCTGGGTGAAATGGGCATGAAGGCCGACGGCCACGTCATCGTTACCGACCTGCTCGGGATCACCAAGAGCATGGCCGATATTAAGGGCGAAGAGGTCCGGAAAGTCATCGAGGCGATAGACAGGCTATAG
- a CDS encoding tetrahydromethanopterin S-methyltransferase subunit A: MIPIGDKIEKTYKYGDASSPVAVATLASDYEKFDLKGYAILGSVFTENFGVQMAIANMLKDQNIGYLILCGQESAHLSGHAFVTLHENGVVQIGTSRRIIGCKSPLPFIDEIPMGAIDEYQENIKLIDMIGIEDTKLIQAKIDECTEESKKRSYRRKPFDAGMPEIGAYSWKKYSAIVEIEMKNRLNRK; encoded by the coding sequence ATGATACCGATCGGAGACAAAATAGAAAAGACCTATAAGTATGGCGATGCCTCGTCGCCCGTGGCGGTCGCCACCCTGGCCAGCGACTATGAGAAGTTCGACTTAAAGGGCTATGCCATCCTGGGCAGTGTCTTTACGGAGAACTTCGGCGTCCAGATGGCCATCGCGAACATGCTGAAGGACCAGAACATCGGATACCTGATCCTGTGCGGGCAGGAGAGTGCCCACCTGTCGGGCCATGCGTTCGTAACCCTGCACGAGAACGGCGTCGTCCAAATAGGCACCAGCCGGCGTATCATCGGGTGTAAAAGCCCGCTGCCGTTCATCGACGAGATACCAATGGGGGCTATCGATGAGTACCAGGAGAACATTAAGCTCATAGACATGATAGGCATTGAGGACACGAAGCTCATTCAGGCGAAGATCGACGAGTGTACTGAAGAATCTAAAAAGAGGTCATATCGAAGGAAACCATTCGACGCTGGCATGCCGGAGATCGGCGCCTATTCCTGGAAGAAGTACTCAGCCATCGTCGAGATCGAGATGAAGAACCGGCTTAATCGAAAATGA
- a CDS encoding DUF5788 family protein encodes MKDEYRSCNPGISLEGPLSEEERKTLERKLVKTLNWIGVKIPQEVELKGKKVPLKEVMWDLMSKKECFTEEEKKILYDLEYALERKLKEDIKDVGTDEDKAEVLGHYCEAMGLMRAIVSLKAMVETDRCHDDRQKLSRRITDRRKVEAENWLGFLKRIDIY; translated from the coding sequence ATGAAGGATGAGTATCGTTCATGCAATCCGGGCATTTCACTCGAGGGCCCCCTATCGGAAGAAGAACGTAAGACCCTGGAGCGTAAGCTGGTCAAGACCCTCAACTGGATCGGCGTGAAAATACCGCAGGAAGTTGAGCTCAAAGGCAAAAAGGTGCCACTTAAGGAAGTGATGTGGGACCTGATGAGCAAAAAAGAATGTTTTACTGAGGAAGAAAAGAAAATACTTTACGACCTGGAGTACGCCCTGGAAAGGAAGCTCAAAGAGGATATCAAGGACGTAGGCACCGACGAGGACAAGGCCGAGGTCCTCGGCCATTATTGCGAGGCGATGGGGCTCATGCGGGCCATCGTGTCGCTGAAGGCCATGGTCGAGACGGACAGGTGCCACGATGACAGGCAAAAATTGTCCAGGCGAATTACGGACAGAAGGAAGGTAGAGGCCGAGAACTGGCTTGGATTCCTGAAGAGGATAGACATTTACTGA
- a CDS encoding ArsR/SmtB family transcription factor, translated as MNELQELEISPYPLSEKTKKGLKSIKTNDYRPTSDLFKALADPTRVRIIEALGVKELCVCVLVDMTGLQYSALSYHLKNLKDNDIISYRKDGNFLIYSLTPKGKAVHDFINKSQKL; from the coding sequence ATGAACGAACTGCAGGAGCTCGAGATCAGCCCATACCCGCTAAGCGAAAAAACAAAAAAAGGGCTTAAAAGCATTAAAACAAATGATTACAGGCCCACATCGGACCTGTTCAAAGCGCTGGCCGACCCGACCCGGGTCAGGATCATCGAGGCGCTGGGCGTCAAGGAGCTCTGTGTCTGCGTGCTTGTGGACATGACCGGCCTGCAGTACTCCGCCCTGTCGTACCACCTGAAGAACCTGAAGGATAATGACATAATCTCCTATCGTAAAGACGGTAATTTTTTAATTTACTCATTGACGCCGAAAGGTAAGGCCGTCCACGACTTCATCAATAAGTCCCAAAAGCTCTAA